A single Argentina anserina chromosome 7, drPotAnse1.1, whole genome shotgun sequence DNA region contains:
- the LOC126802310 gene encoding uncharacterized protein LOC126802310: MASSGFPDIFSWIQSLPPISQWPPNNSIVSISLCSSSSSSQPSLKLCISKNPQAPTLYFSVVADYNLPVALWTSKHFKYSPNNITPISQETISSLLVNVIESVIHYGSNKNSFLIKFLKLEYIANLEEVFNLSFLTLLFLVCIYEAPAGLRSGCLNILKNHLADCCSRQTSKSLMMLLGSNLEEEWMRSMNLAITNWTVELQAEHRTVKTPSPLYSYAISTFGMLKVQLYCPVIAMDIEKSSSPSCDDERLQFSLNYHQLEGVLQFNYKVIVKERWIDVMLNVDNIRCDIVRLVNETLMKEQGAGTGEKHFPSRISLQITPTRQSNIVSVSVSKSSDNPAREIGKEKGIEGSFEPPNPYVAIRVSAGETMTMSLKPWKFEESVYGYSAKLNWFLHDSVDGREIFSSKPSKYQLINPKAWFKDRYSSAYRPFTRQGGVIFAGDEYGEGVMWKVDKAALGKTMEWEIRGWIWLTYWPNKHRTCYAETRRLEFREILKLTIA, translated from the exons ATGGCTTCTTCTGGATTTCCTGACATATTTTCATGGATTCAAAGCCTTCCACCAATCTCTCAATGGCCACCAAATAATTCCATCGTCTCCATTTCCTTGTGTTCTTCTTCAAGTTCATCTCAACCATCTCTCAAACTCTGCATATCTAAAAACCCTCAAGCCCCAACTCTCTATTTCTCCGTAGTTGCAGACTACAATCTCCCTGTCGCGCTTTGGACCTCGAAGCACTTCAAATATAGCCCCAATAACATCACGCCAATAAGTCAAGAAACCATTTCAAGTCTCCTAGTAAATGTCATTGAATCTGTCATTCACTATGGCTCAAATAAGAACAGCTTCTTGATCAAGTTTCTCAAGCTAGAGTACATAGCCAACTTGGAAGAAGTCTTCAACCTCTCATTTCTCACGCTTTTGTTCCTCGTTTGCATCTACGAAGCCCCTGCAGGTCTTCGCTCCGGATGTCTCAACATTCTCAAGAATCACTTGGCCGATTGCTGTTCAAGACAGACTTCGAAGTCGCTGATGATGCTCTTAGGATCAAATTTGGAGGAGGAATGGATGCGGTCCATGAACCTTGCTATTACTAATTGGACTGTGGAGCTCCAAGCAGAACACAGAACTGTCAAAACACCGTCACCACTTTATTCTTACGCAATTTCGACATTTGGGATGTTGAAAGTGCAGTTGTATTGTCCTGTGATAGCCATGGACATTGAAAAATCTAGCAGTCCTTCTTGTGATGATGAGAGGCTACAATTTTCTCTGAATTACCACCAGCTGGAGGGTGTTCTTCAGTTCAACTACAAAGTCATAGTCAAAGAGAGGTGGATAGATGTGATGCTAAACGTTGACAACATAAG ATGTGATATTGTTAGGCTTGTGAATGAGACTCTAATGAAGGAACAAGGCGCCGGGACGGGTGAAAAACACTTCCCATCAAGAATTTCATTACAAATCACTCCAACTCGACAAAGCAATATAGTGAGTGTGTCGGTGAGCAAGTCCTCAGATAACCCTGCAAGAGAGATTGGCAAAGAAAAGGGCATAGAGGGTTCGTTCGAACCCCCTAACCCTTATGTGGCGATCAGGGTATCTGCTGGAGAGACCATGACAATGAGCTTGAAGCCATGGAAGTTCGAGGAATCTGTGTATGGTTATAGTGCAAAACTGAACTGGTTTCTCCATGATAGTGTGGATGGAAGGGAGATCTTCTCTTCCAAGCCATCAAAGTATCAACTGATCAACCCCAAGGCTTGGTTCAAAGACAGGTACTCTAGTGCTTACAGGCCCTTCACTAGGCAAGGAGGAGTCATTTTTGCTGGTGATGAGTATGGAGAGGGTGTCATGTGGAAGGTGGACAAAGCTGCCCTGGGAAAGACTATGGAGTGGGAAATTAGAGGGTGGATTTGGTTAACTTATTGGCCAAACAAACATAGGACATGTTATGCCGAGACTAGGAGGCTGGAATTTAGAGAAATCCTCAAACTTACAATAGCTTAA
- the LOC126802304 gene encoding pentatricopeptide repeat-containing protein At4g02750-like produces MKLRPIGEKGTRVFNRKITQLGKLGRIDDAVQVFSEMTDRNTVTYNSMISAYAKNGRVGSARHLFDEMSHRNLVTWNTMISGYLHNNKVGEAYGIFLRMPERDLFSWTLMITCYTRKGDLERARELFDLLPDKRDAACWNAMIAGYAKKGRFDEAKRVFDEMPQRNLVSWNSMLAGYTKNGEMCLGLRFFEEMPERNVVSWNLVLDGFVQVGDLSSAWQFFGKTPDPNVVSWVTMLCGFAQNGKIVQAEDLFEQMPSRNVVAWNAMLAAYVQDRQIDKAVKIFEDMPEMDSVSWTTMINGYVRVDKLDKARELLNRMPYKNIAAQTAMISGYSHNGRMDEASQIFNQITIRDGVCWNTMIAGYAQCERMVEASSLFRKMTDKDVVSWNTMITGYAQVGEMDQALQLFKEMGEKNIVSWNSLITGYVQNGLYLDALKSTVIMGKEGKRPDESTFSSCLSVCANLAALQVGRQLHHLVVKTGYLNDLFVSNALITMYAKCGRVVSAKLVFEDINHGDMVSWNSLISGYALNGYGNEAVELFEEMIRKGLNPDQLTFVGVLSACSHGGLVDRGLKMFKSMTEVHLIEPLAEHYACMVDLLGRAGRLEEAFIMVRDMKIKATSRIWGALLGASRIHRNLKFGKYATERLLELEPDKASNYVLLSNMNAVAGRWDEVERVRVLMKESDTVKQPGCSWIEVRNQVHAFLFDDPMLPRTAEVCSVLKCLAAEMTNTSSLVTSYS; encoded by the coding sequence ATGAAGCTGAGACCAATTGGTGAAAAGGGAACCCGAGTTTTTAACCGGAAGATTACCCAGCTGGGTAAGCTGGGACGAATCGACGATGCGGTCCAAGTTTTCTCAGAGATGACTGATAGGAACACTGTGACATACAACTCTATGATCTCTGCCTACGCCAAAAATGGTAGAGTTGGTAGTGCACGCCACCTGTTTGATGAAATGTCTCACAGGAACTTGGTTACTTGGAACACTATGATTTCTGGGTACCTGCATAACAATAAGGTCGGGGAAGCTTATGGgatctttttaagaatgcCGGAAAGGGATCTGTTTTCGTGGACTTTGATGATTACTTGCTACACAAGGAAGGGTGATCTTGAGAGAGCTAGAGAGCTGTTTGATTTGCTACCGGATAAGCGTGACGCGGCTTGTTGGAATGCCATGATTGCAGGGTATGCGAAGAAGGGCAGGTTTGATGAGGCCAAGAGagtgtttgatgaaatgccGCAGAGGAATTTGGTTTCTTGGAATTCAATGCTTGCAGGGTATACAAAGAATGGGGAGATGTGTTTGGGGTTGAGGTTCTTTGAGGAGATGCCTGAGAGGAATGTGGTTTCGTGGAATTTGGTGTTGGATGGGTTTGTTCAGGTTGGTGATTTGAGTTCTGCTTGGCAGTTTTTTGGGAAGACTCCAGACCCAAATGTTGTTTCGTGGGTTACAATGTTGTGTGGGTTTGCGCAGAATGGGAAGATTGTGCAGGCAGAGGATCTCTTTGAGCAGATGCCGAGTAGAAATGTGGTTGCTTGGAATGCAATGCTTGCAGCCTATGTTCAAGACCGCCAGATTGATAAGGCTGTGAAAATATTCGAGGATATGCCAGAGATGGATTCAGTGTCATGGACTACAATGATTAATGGGTATGTTCGCGTTGACAAGCTTGACAAAGCAAGGGAATTGCTAAACCGGATGCCATACAAGAACATTGCAGCACAAACAGCAATGATATCTGGATATTCCCATAATGGAAGGATGGATGAAGCAAGTCAAATTTTCAATCAGATTACTATTCGTGATGGTGTTTGTTGGAACACAATGATTGCAGGCTAtgctcagtgtgaaagaatgGTTGAAGCTTCATCTCTTTTCCGAAAAATGACTGACAAGGATGTAGTTTCTTGGAATACTATGATCACTGGTTATGCTCAGGTAGGGGAGATGGATCAAGCACTTCAACTCTTCAAGGAAATGGGCGAGAAGAACATAGTTTCTTGGAATTCTCTTATTACAGGTTATGTGCAGAATGGGCTATATCTGGATGCACTTAAGAGTACTGTGATCATGGGAAAGGAAGGAAAGAGACCTGATGAATCGACTTTTTCAAGTTGTTTAAGTGTATGTGCTAATCTTGCTGCTTTGCAAGTAGGAAGGCAACTTCACCATTTGGTTGTGAAGACTGGCTATCTGAATGACTTGTTTGTCAGCAATGCCCTGATTACGATGTATGCTAAATGTGGAAGAGTTGTGAGTGCTAAACTGGTGTTTGAAGATATCAATCATGGCGATATGGTTTCTTGGAATTCTTTGATATCTGGGTATGCTTTAAACGGCTATGGTAACGAGGCAGTAGAGCTGTTTGAAGAGATGATAAGAAAAGGGTTGAATCCAGATCAATTGACCTTTGTTGGGGTGTTGTCTGCATGCAGTCACGGTGGACTGGTTGATCGGGGACTGAAAATGTTTAAGAGCATGACTGAAGTTCACCTTATTGAACCTCTAGCTGAACACTATGCTTGCATGGTAGACTTGCTTGGCCGTGCAGGGAGGTTAGAGGAAGCCTTTATAATGGTGAGAGATATGAAGATCAAGGCAACTTCCAGAATTTGGGGTGCATTACTTGGAGCGTCCAGGATACACCGAAATCTGAAATTTGGCAAGTATGCTACCGAGAGGCTTTTAGAACTTGAACCTGATAAAGCTTCAAATTATGTACTCTTGTCAAACATGAATGCTGTGGCAGGCAGATGGGATGAGGTTGAGCGAGTCAGGGTGTTAATGAAAGAAAGTGACACGGTCAAGCAACCTGGCTGCAGTTGGATTGAAGTCAGAAATCAGGTGCATGCTTTTCTCTTTGATGATCCAATGCTTCCCAGAACAGCAGAGGTATGCAGTGTACTGAAATGTCTAGCCGCAGAGATGACAAACACAAGTTCCTTAGTGACGTCTTACAGCTGA
- the LOC126802314 gene encoding uncharacterized protein LOC126802314 isoform X1 — protein sequence MESSAVLRSFNCSVGTVSQIRSFADKPGMLPVYNARRPTSSRSSFQGLMVSEKFIYSPQKRKGVLISCVKTTEAAKTENSSVLSDSKQESTSEGSPQSTVFPNGYEALMLEVCDETEIAELKLKVGDFQMHIKRNIGATSAPVSTISPTVAPPIPSPPMEASVPAPPPASPPKSSPAKATPFNNGSVAKSPKLAALEASGSNGYILVTSPTVGSFRRGRTVKGKKQPPIFNEGDLIKEGQVIGYVDQFGTELPVKTDVGGEVLKLLFNDGDAVGYGDALIAVLPSFHGIR from the exons ATGGAGTCCTCTGCTGTTCTCCGATCCTTCAACT GTTCTGTGGGCACAGTTTCGCAGATCCGCTCATTTGCTGACAAGCCTGGTATGCTTCCGGTGTACAATGCCAGAAGGCCTACCTCTAGTAGATCGTCTTTCCAAGGATTGATGGTTAGTGAGAAGTTCATTTATTCTCCACAAAAGCGGAAGGGAGTCCTTATATCATGTGTGAAGACAACAGAAGCTGCCAAGACTGAGAATTCCAGTG TTTTGTCGGATAGTAAGCAAGAAAGCACATCAGAAGGATCTCCTCAAAGCACTGTGTTTCCTAATGGATATGAG GCACTGATGCTAGAAGTGTGTGATGAGACAGAGATTGCTGAACTGAAACTTAAG GTTGGAGACTTTCAAATGCATATAAAGCGGAACATTGGAGCCACCAGCGCTCCCGTGTCTACCATCTCACCAACAGTTGCACCACCTATTCCATCTCCTCCCATGGAGGCATCTGTTCCTGCTCCCCCTCCAGCATCACCGCCAAAATCTTCTCCTGCCAAAGCCACTCCATTTAATAACGGTTCTGTAGCCAAGTCACCAAAATTAGCAGCATTGGAGGCTTCTGGATCTAATGGATACATTCTGGTTACTTCTCCAACG GTTGGTTCATTCCGAAGGGGCAGAACAGTGAAAGGAAAGAAGCAACCTCCTATCTTTAATGAG GGTGATCTTATCAAAGAAGGACAAGTTATCGGATATGTGGATCAGTTTGGCACTGAACTCCCCGTTAAG ACTGATGTAGGTGGAGAAGTTTTGAAGCTCCTGTTCAATGACGGAG ATGCTGTTGGTTATGGAGATGCGCTTATTGCCGTCTTACCATCATTCCATGGTATCCGgtaa
- the LOC126802314 gene encoding uncharacterized protein LOC126802314 isoform X2, with the protein MESSAVLRSFNCSVGTVSQIRSFADKPGMLPVYNARRPTSSRSSFQGLMVSEKFIYSPQKRKGVLISCVKTTEAAKTENSSVLSDSKQESTSEGSPQSTVFPNGYEALMLEVCDETEIAELKLKVGDFQMHIKRNIGATSAPVSTISPTVAPPIPSPPASPPKSSPAKATPFNNGSVAKSPKLAALEASGSNGYILVTSPTVGSFRRGRTVKGKKQPPIFNEGDLIKEGQVIGYVDQFGTELPVKTDVGGEVLKLLFNDGDAVGYGDALIAVLPSFHGIR; encoded by the exons ATGGAGTCCTCTGCTGTTCTCCGATCCTTCAACT GTTCTGTGGGCACAGTTTCGCAGATCCGCTCATTTGCTGACAAGCCTGGTATGCTTCCGGTGTACAATGCCAGAAGGCCTACCTCTAGTAGATCGTCTTTCCAAGGATTGATGGTTAGTGAGAAGTTCATTTATTCTCCACAAAAGCGGAAGGGAGTCCTTATATCATGTGTGAAGACAACAGAAGCTGCCAAGACTGAGAATTCCAGTG TTTTGTCGGATAGTAAGCAAGAAAGCACATCAGAAGGATCTCCTCAAAGCACTGTGTTTCCTAATGGATATGAG GCACTGATGCTAGAAGTGTGTGATGAGACAGAGATTGCTGAACTGAAACTTAAG GTTGGAGACTTTCAAATGCATATAAAGCGGAACATTGGAGCCACCAGCGCTCCCGTGTCTACCATCTCACCAACAGTTGCACCACCTATTCCAT CCCCTCCAGCATCACCGCCAAAATCTTCTCCTGCCAAAGCCACTCCATTTAATAACGGTTCTGTAGCCAAGTCACCAAAATTAGCAGCATTGGAGGCTTCTGGATCTAATGGATACATTCTGGTTACTTCTCCAACG GTTGGTTCATTCCGAAGGGGCAGAACAGTGAAAGGAAAGAAGCAACCTCCTATCTTTAATGAG GGTGATCTTATCAAAGAAGGACAAGTTATCGGATATGTGGATCAGTTTGGCACTGAACTCCCCGTTAAG ACTGATGTAGGTGGAGAAGTTTTGAAGCTCCTGTTCAATGACGGAG ATGCTGTTGGTTATGGAGATGCGCTTATTGCCGTCTTACCATCATTCCATGGTATCCGgtaa
- the LOC126802305 gene encoding LOW QUALITY PROTEIN: protein RETICULATA-RELATED 6, chloroplastic (The sequence of the model RefSeq protein was modified relative to this genomic sequence to represent the inferred CDS: inserted 5 bases in 3 codons; deleted 1 base in 1 codon; substituted 2 bases at 2 genomic stop codons), whose product MKPHTNTVGFAASSPPLHITSPPRXISLRRQLVHVFRRVSYAERRQTTSVSVILRRNPSDKNVRDSLENENYSDEAGRTSSLTRRQALLVPSLALGAWFLKSAAASADDAPPPPPSVTAPVPRAEEKKEEVITSRIYDATAIGEPMAVGKXLSTVWEKLMNARIVYLGEAEQVPIRDDKELELEIVKNLNKRCLESGRALSLALESFPCDLQEQLNQYMSKSIDGEALKSYTSHWPPQRWQEYEPLLSYCRDNGVRLVACGTPLRVLRTVRAEGIRGLSKANRKMYAPPAGSGFISGFTSITRRSPVDSNSPTQTVPFGPSSYLSAQAKVVEDYSMSQIILKAMEGGGSSGMLVVVTGASHVKYGLRGTGLPARISKGMQKKNQVVILLDPERQNIRLEGEVPVADFLWYSAARPCNRNCFDRADIARVMNAAGRKRDALPQDLQKGLDLGLVSPEVLQNFFNLEXYPLVSELTQRFQGFRERLLADPKFLHRLAIEESISITTTLIAQYERRKENFFEELDYVITVTLRGIVVDFFTVWLPAPTLXFLSYADETNVPDSMDAIKGILGSIPDNAFQKSLVGQDWSINHRLASVVLGGLKLASVGFISSIGAVASSNVLFEVRKFISPALVTNQQKKRTPILKTAIIYGGFLGTSANLRYQIIAGLVEHRLSDEXFLSRTINSYWGTQQWIDLARFTGLQASKSKPSVYQTPDSTNQVALECNSTDETSIDEIQNR is encoded by the exons atgaagccCCACACTAACACTGTTGGCTTCGCCGCTAGTAGTCCACCACTCCACATCACCTCTCCTCCCC GAATCTCTCTCCGGCGTCAACTCGTCCACGTCTTCCGGCGAGTATCTTACGCCGAACGCCGCCAAACTACTAGCGTCTCCGTCATTCTCCGCCGTAATCCTTCCGATAAAAACGTCAGAGATTCGTTGGAAAATGAAAACTATTCCGACGAAGCTGGCCGGACGAGTTCGCTCACAAGGAGACAAGCGCTACTCGTTCCGTCACTGGCGCTCGGCGCCTGGTTTCTCAAATCGGCCGCGGCGAGCGCGGACGACgcgcctcctcctccgccgtcAGTGACGGCGCCGGTGCCGAGAGCGGAGGAGAAAAAGGAGGAGGTGATAACGTCGAGGATTTACGACGCGACGGCAATCGGAGAGCCGATGGCGGTGGGGAA GTTGAGTACAGTGTGGGAGAAGCTGATGAACGCTCGGATTGTGTATCTCGGCGAAGCGGAGCAGGTTCCGATTCGCGACGATAAGGAATTGGAGCTGGAAATTGTGAAGAATCTGAACAAGAGGTGCTTGGAGAGTGGGAGAGCCTTGTCTTTGGCTCTTGAATCTTTTCCTTGTGATCTTCAGGAGCAGCTTAATCAGTACATGAGCAAAAG CATAGATGGTGAAGCATTGAAGTCATACACTTCACATTGGCCGCCGCAACGCTGGCAGGAGTATGAGCCTCTTCTAAGTTACTGCCGCGATAATGGCGTCCGGCTTGTGGCCTGTGGTACTCCACTCAGG GTCTTACGGACTGTACGAGCTGAGGGAATTCGTGGGCTTTCAAAGGCCAATCGTAAAATGTATGCTCCTCCAGCTGGTTCAGGGTTCATATCAGGATTCACTTCGATCACACGCAGATCGCCAGTTGATAGTAATTCTCCGACTCAGACTGTTCCATTTGGGCCAAGCTCATATCTATCTGCACAAGCAAAAGTGGTTGAGGATTATAGCATGTCCCAGATTATCTTAAAGGCCATGGAAGGTGGAGGATCAAGTGGTATGCTGGTGGTGGTGACAGGTGCAAGCCATGTCAAGTATGGGCTTAGAGGGACAGGATTGCCGGCCAGAATTTCCAAAGGGatgcaaaagaaaaaccaaGTAGTTATACTACTTGATCCTGAAAGACAGAACATACGGCTAGAGGGAGAAGTTCCTGTTGCTGATTTCTTATGGTATTCTGCTGCAAGACCCTGCAACAGGAATTGTTTTGATCGTGCGGACATTGCTCGAGTTATGAATGCAGCTGGCAGGAAAAGAGATGCACTTCCACAG GACCTTCAGAAAGGACTGGATCTTGGTTTGGTATCTCCAGAGGTATTACAGAATTTCTTTAATCTGGAGTGATATCCTCTTGTTTCAGAACTTACTCAACGTTTCCAG GGTTTCAGGGAAAGATTGCTGGCAGATCCAAAGTTCTTGCATAGATTAGCTATAGAAGAATCTATATCAATAACTACTACTTTAATAGCACAATATGAGAGGCGTAAAGAAAATTTCTTCGAGGAGCTGGACTACGTGATTACGGTTACTTTAAGGGGAATagttgttgatttttttactgTGTGGCTTCCTGCTCCTACATTGTAGTTCCTTTCATATGCTGATGAAACGAATGTGCCTGATAGCATGGACGCTATTAAAGGTATTCTTGGGTCCATTCCAGATAATGCGTTTCAGAAGAGTCTTGTGGGGCAGGATTGGAGTATCAATCACAGACTTGCATCTGTGGTTTTGGGTGGTCTAAAACTAGCTAGTGTTGGATTTATTTCCAGTATTGGGGCTGTTGCTTCCTCA AATGTTCTATTTGAAGTTCGCAAATTCATTAGTCCAGCTCTGGTAACTAATcagcaaaagaaaagaacTCCAATACTTAAAACAGCAATAATATATGGAGGCTTTCTCGGGACATCTGCAAATCTCCGCTATCAG ATCATAGCTGGACTAGTGGAGCATAGACTTTCTGACGA TTTTCTTTCCCGGACAATCAACTCTTACTGGGGAACTCAG CAATGGATTGATCTGGCACGCTTTACTGGACTGCAAGCGTCAAAGAGTAAACCGTCCGTTTACCAAACACCGGATTCTACTAACCAAGTTGCATTGGAATGTAACAGCACAGATGAAACAAGTATAGATGAAATCCAAAACAGATGA
- the LOC126802326 gene encoding cation/H(+) antiporter 15-like: MSSHAADVRQAIDNVTLVCQDPHNTVNVRGFWSGKNPLDSSTSLLLVQLSLITFVSTFVNVWLRHLGQSSIVSNIFSGILFGPSLLGHFKEIANTLFPLEGIIVLETLSTWGLTYFLFSIGVQMDVATMIRPQRKNMVIGGTLFLCTLVLPEALTFLLMHSVPKMDQTLKAALPFVSATQAISSSAVVGSLLTELKMLNTDIGRTAVSTALFCDVVGIIMSAFAIALSDRKSKNTIIPWLSAIQAAALVLGIIYICRPFMVWIRNRSEEKNSVRESHIFIIFVLVLVFGFLSEISSQHYLLGPLVFGFVIPAGPPLGSAVVARVDTLATGLFYPSYLAVTGLKTNIFTINPRSSWVLGIIFLFASLVKIGAVMLAACYYEQTVREAFVLGLILNAKGITELVMYNIWKQTKLLSDQEFALSVIYVVVVTAVVTPLIKLLYDPSRQFSATKRSTIQHLKRDTELRIMACIHSQENVPTLVNILEVSNATEENPVAAIALILVELVGRSTPVLIAHHPGDNLQSSIGSSASTSNQIIKALGQYAECNEGRATLQPFTSISHYPTMHDDIIRVAFEKRAHIVILPFHKHYAIDGTIGSVNRAHQSMNINVLEKAPCSVGILIDRGILSGSMSVLSNQYIYHVAVIFLGGVDDAEALAYGSRMASHPNVDLTVARFLLFGDDNLKDRKRDTDLLEEYRRAHVGNERFVVVEEVVKDGAKLSSVIKSMVDCFDLMLVGMHHQDSPLLSGLGEWSECPELGIVGDMLASPDFRCSLSVLVVQQQRIAGKPISRTTKPVDKEPLIHDIADEQMRSSWTITVNEYDRK, from the exons ATGTCTTCACATGCCGCGGACGTCCGGCAGGCGATAGATAATGTAACATTGGTGTGTCAAGATCCTCACAACACCGTCAACGTCAGGGGTTTTTGGAGCGGCAAAAACCCCCTGGATTCCTCCACTTCTCTTCTTCTGGTGCAGTTATCTCTAATCACATTTGTCTCTACCTTCGTCAATGTTTGGCTCCGGCACTTGGGACAATCCAGCATTGTTTCTAACATATTT AGTGGTATATTATTCGGTCCATCCCTTCTAGGGCATTTCAAGGAAATCGCGAACACCCTTTTCCCATTAGAAGGCATCATAGTGCTCGAAACACTTTCGACATGGGGACTCACATATTTCCTGTTTTCGATAGGAGTGCAGATGGATGTCGCAACAATGATACGTCCCCAAAGGAAAAACATGGTTATTGGAGGAACATTGTTCCTCTGCACATTGGTACTCCCTGAGGCACTAACGTTCCTCTTGATGCACAGTGTCCCCAAAATGGACCAGACGCTTAAGGCTGCACTCCCATTTGTATCTGCTACGCAAGCTATATCGAGTTCTGCTGTAGTTGGTTCTCTACTTACCGAGCTCAAGATGTTGAATACTGACATTGGCCGCACCGCGGTCTCAACGGCACTGTTTTGTGATGTTGTTGGCATAATCATGAGTGCTTTTGCTATTGCATTGAGTGATAGGAAGAGCAAAAATACAATAATACCATGGTTGTCAGCGATACAAGCAGCTGCTCTTGTGCTTGGCATTATCTATATCTGCAGGCCATTCATGGTGTGGATACGAAACCGGTCAGAGGAAAAGAATTCTGTCAGGGAGTCTcatattttcatcattttcGTTCTTGTGCTCGTGTTCGGATTTCTTAGTGAGATCTCAAGCCAGCATTACTTATTGGGGCCGCTAGTGTTTGGCTTTGTAATACCTGCCGGACCGCCTTTGGGCTCGGCAGTTGTGGCTAGGGTGGATACTCTTGCTACAGGACTATTCTATCCATCATACCTTGCCGTAACGGGGCTGAAAACAAACATCTTTACAATCAATCCGCGATCTTCTTGGGTTCTGGggattatttttctctttgctAGCTTGGTCAAGATCGGAGCAGTAATGTTGGCAGCCTGCTATTATGAACAGACTGTACGTGAAGCTTTTGTGCTCGGGCTTATTCTCAACGCAAAAGGCATCACTGAGCTTGTTATGTACAACATTTGGAAGCAAACCAAG TTGCTGAGCGATCAAGAATTTGCCCTGTCGGTGATCTACGTAGTAGTAGTAACAGCTGTTGTAACACCCTTGATAAAACTTCTTTATGATCCCTCACGGCAATTCTCAGCTACCAAAAGAAGTACGATCCAGCACTTGAAGCGCGACACAGAACTCAGAATCATGGCCTGCATCCACTCCCAGGAGAACgttcccacacttgtaaacaTCCTAGAAGTATCAAATGCTACAGAAGAGAACCCTGTTGCAGCTATAGCCCTCATCCTGGTCGAGCTTGTGGGACGAAGCACCCCTGTTCTCATAGCACACCACCCCGGGGACAATCTGCAGAGCAGCATCGGCAGCAGCGCATCCACGTCCAATCAAATTATCAAAGCCTTGGGGCAGTATGCCGAGTGCAATGAAGGGCGCGCCACCCTCCAACCGTTCACTTCCATCTCACATTATCCGACAATGCATGATGACATTATAAGGGTAGCATTTGAGAAGAGGGCACACATTGTGATCCTGCCGTTTCACAAGCATTATGCAATAGATGGCACCATTGGGTCAGTAAACAGAGCTCACCAGTCCATGAACATTAATGTACTTGAAAAGGCACCTTGCTCCGTTGGAATCCTCATTGATCGTGGAATACTGAGCGGTTCGATGTCAGTTCTCAGCAACCAGTATATATACCACGTTGCTGTGATCTTCTTAGGCGGTGTAGACGATGCAGAGGCACTAGCCTATGGCTCTCGCATGGCGAGTCATCCGAATGTGGACTTAACAGTTGCACGGTTTCTTCTCTTTGGAGATGATAACTTGAAAGACAGGAAGAGGGACACTGACTTGCTTGAAGAATACCGGCGAGCCCATGTAGGAAATGAGCGGTTTGTTGTGGTGGAAGAAGTGGTCAAAGATGGAGCAAAGCTGTCTTCTGTTATCAAATCAATGGTAGATTGCTTTGATTTGATGTTGGTGGGGATGCATCATCAGGACTCCCCCCTTCTTTCGGGACTCGGCGAGTGGAGTGAGTGCCCAGAGCTTGGGATCGTCGGCGACATGCTTGCTTCGCCGGATTTTCGCTGCTCACTTTCGGTACTAGTGGTACAACAACAAAGAATAGCAGGAAAACCAATTAGTCGGACTACAAAACCAGTTGATAAAGAACCGCTAATTCATGATATCGCAGATGAACAAATGAGATCATCATGGACAATTACAGTGAATGAATACGATAGGAAATAG
- the LOC126802323 gene encoding protein EARLY RESPONSIVE TO DEHYDRATION 15-like, which translates to MDVISRQQPHQSSLNPNAPMFVPSAYRSVEDFSTEWWALVHSSPWFRDYWLQENFHDPQNDPFYSDIPDDSDFIDDLFDEQHYPNTTADHNTNTNTQAEEEGEKDYHRELVSLGLLKWPKGRAVAKAPRFIEKAPKIVNVKVSPRPIQQPR; encoded by the exons ATGGACGTCATTTCCCGACAGCAGCCGCATCAGTCGAGCCTGAACCCGAACGCTCCGATGTTCGTTCCGTCGGCTTATCGGTCGGTCGAGGACTTCTCCACCGAATGGTGGGCCCTCGTTCATTCCTCCCCTTGGTTCCGCGACTACTGGCTCCAGGAGAATTTCCATGATCCCCAAAATGACCCCTTCTATTCCGATATTCCCGACGACTCCGACTTCATCGACGACCTCTTCGACGAGCAGCACTACCCCAACACCACCGCCGACCACAACACCAACACCAACACAC AGGcggaggaagagggggagaaaGACTATCACAGGGAGCTGGTTTCGTTGGGACTGTTGAAGTGGCCGAAGGGCCGAGCTGTGGCGAAGGCGCCGAGGTTTATTGAGAAAGCTCCGAAGATTGTTAATGTCAAAGTGAGTCCTAGGCCGATTCAGCAGCCTAGGTAG